One window of the Pseudofrankia sp. DC12 genome contains the following:
- a CDS encoding ATP-binding protein, whose amino-acid sequence MTHTVTSAPTRVGGQTAGPDDAAGQAAEPGGADAGLTTAGTPDAAAATDSSGAPAGSVTAASATAFDGLPDAVVLTDADGVVLVFNAAAAALTSLDAQAVGGRHVTEVLPLVDERGNDWWEASTAGRRLPRVTGQPERRLTYAGPTRDHDFNVTVRYTRHAGRLLQVALCLRDTASRERIERNRSDLVATVAHELRSPLTSVKGFTATLLAKWERFTDEQKKLMLNTVNTDADRVTRLLTELLDVSRIDAGRIQLRKQIADPKVILTRVLQGKVAAGAAGSDRFVVHIDDELPEMWIDPDKIEQVLHNLVDNALRHGAGTVTVELRGTETGAEVSVADEGDGVPEANAGRVFTKFWRGASRGNGTGLGLYIAKALIEAHGGTIVVGRAPGGGAEFRFSLPAGAPVFG is encoded by the coding sequence GTGACGCATACGGTCACCTCAGCACCCACCCGCGTCGGTGGGCAGACCGCCGGCCCGGATGACGCCGCGGGCCAGGCAGCCGAGCCCGGCGGCGCGGACGCCGGCCTCACGACGGCTGGAACGCCCGACGCCGCGGCGGCCACCGACTCGTCCGGTGCCCCGGCCGGGTCGGTGACTGCCGCGTCGGCCACGGCGTTCGACGGGCTCCCGGACGCGGTCGTGCTGACCGACGCGGACGGCGTCGTGCTCGTCTTCAACGCCGCCGCGGCGGCCCTCACCAGCCTCGACGCCCAGGCGGTCGGCGGTCGGCATGTCACCGAGGTGCTACCGCTCGTCGACGAACGCGGCAACGACTGGTGGGAGGCGTCGACCGCGGGCCGGCGGCTGCCCCGGGTCACCGGCCAGCCGGAGCGGCGCCTGACGTACGCAGGCCCGACGCGCGACCACGACTTCAACGTGACGGTGCGCTACACCCGGCACGCCGGCCGGCTCCTCCAGGTCGCGCTGTGCCTGCGCGACACGGCCAGCCGGGAGCGCATCGAGCGCAACCGCTCCGATCTCGTCGCCACGGTCGCGCACGAGCTGCGGTCCCCCCTGACCAGCGTCAAGGGCTTCACCGCGACGCTGCTGGCCAAATGGGAGCGCTTCACCGACGAGCAGAAGAAGCTCATGCTCAACACGGTCAACACGGATGCCGACCGGGTCACCCGGCTGCTGACCGAGCTGCTCGACGTCTCCCGGATCGACGCCGGCCGGATCCAGCTGCGCAAGCAGATCGCCGACCCCAAGGTGATCCTCACCCGGGTGCTCCAGGGCAAGGTGGCCGCCGGTGCCGCCGGCTCGGACCGGTTCGTCGTCCACATCGATGACGAGCTGCCGGAGATGTGGATCGACCCGGACAAGATCGAGCAGGTGCTGCACAACCTCGTCGACAATGCCCTGCGCCATGGAGCGGGTACCGTGACTGTCGAACTGCGCGGCACGGAGACGGGAGCCGAGGTGAGCGTGGCCGACGAGGGTGACGGTGTGCCGGAGGCCAACGCGGGCCGGGTCTTCACCAAGTTCTGGCGCGGGGCCAGCCGGGGCAACGGCACCGGGCTCGGGCTCTACATCGCGAAGGCGCTGATCGAGGCGCACGGCGGCACGATCGTGGTCGGACGGGCGCCCGGCGGTGGCGCGGAGTTCCGATTTTCCCTGCCCGCCGGTGCCCCGGTCTTCGGCTGA
- a CDS encoding RNA methyltransferase, which translates to MTVSFRGAQPLGPRAAGVVAARRLRRPSARRAEGRFLAEGFQAVEAALAAGRLTDLFVGDSAAARHGGLVAKAAAAGVPVRPVTAAAAAALSETVTPQGLVGVATLRATRLADLTSLPGRPGTPGRGRPAVGTGQPGQAGMVGPALVAVCVAANDPGNAGTVIRTADAAGADAVIFAGDGVDPFGGKCVRASAGSLFHLPVITEPDLGVAVDWLRAAGCRVVATSGYGTRDLYDAADAGDLDGPTGWLFGNEAHGLSPDALAAADAVLRVPVYGQAESLNLAVATALCLYASARARRMARSGTHGTGGGERR; encoded by the coding sequence GTGACAGTGTCGTTTAGGGGGGCCCAGCCACTGGGTCCCCGAGCAGCCGGTGTCGTGGCGGCCCGGCGGCTGCGTCGCCCCTCGGCCCGCCGGGCCGAGGGGCGCTTTCTCGCCGAGGGCTTCCAGGCCGTCGAGGCGGCGCTCGCGGCCGGCCGGCTCACCGACCTGTTCGTCGGCGATTCGGCCGCCGCGCGTCATGGTGGGCTCGTGGCGAAGGCCGCCGCCGCCGGTGTGCCGGTCCGTCCCGTGACGGCCGCCGCGGCCGCGGCGCTGTCCGAGACGGTCACGCCGCAGGGCCTGGTCGGCGTCGCCACGCTTCGCGCCACCAGGCTCGCCGATCTCACCAGCCTGCCTGGCCGGCCCGGTACCCCCGGCCGGGGCCGCCCGGCGGTCGGGACAGGACAACCGGGACAGGCTGGCATGGTCGGCCCGGCCCTGGTCGCGGTCTGTGTCGCAGCGAACGACCCGGGCAATGCGGGCACCGTCATCCGGACCGCGGACGCGGCCGGGGCGGACGCCGTCATCTTCGCGGGCGACGGGGTCGATCCCTTCGGTGGTAAGTGCGTCCGCGCCAGCGCCGGCAGCCTCTTTCACCTGCCCGTCATCACCGAGCCGGACCTCGGCGTGGCCGTCGACTGGCTGCGCGCCGCCGGCTGCCGGGTGGTCGCCACCTCGGGCTATGGCACCCGTGACCTCTACGACGCCGCCGACGCGGGCGACCTCGATGGCCCGACCGGGTGGCTGTTCGGCAACGAGGCACACGGTCTGTCCCCGGATGCTCTGGCCGCCGCGGACGCGGTGCTTCGGGTGCCGGTGTACGGTCAGGCCGAGTCGTTGAATCTTGCGGTCGCGACGGCTCTCTGTCTTTACGCGTCCGCCCGGGCGCGGAGAATGGCCAGATCCGGTACGCACGGCACCGGGGGAGGTGAACGACGGTGA
- the rplT gene encoding 50S ribosomal protein L20, which translates to MARVKRAVNAQKKRRTTLDQASGYRGQRSRLYRKAKEQMLHSMNYAYRDRRARKGDFRQLWITRINAAARANGMTYNRFIQGLKVAGVEVDRKILADLAVNDPAAFTALVEVARAAVPPVASESSAA; encoded by the coding sequence ATGGCACGCGTGAAGCGGGCAGTCAACGCCCAGAAGAAGCGCCGCACCACCCTTGACCAGGCGAGCGGCTACCGCGGCCAGCGGTCCCGGCTGTACCGCAAGGCCAAGGAGCAGATGCTCCACTCGATGAACTACGCCTACCGGGACCGTCGCGCCCGCAAGGGTGACTTCCGGCAGCTGTGGATCACCCGCATCAACGCGGCCGCGCGCGCCAACGGCATGACCTACAACCGCTTCATCCAGGGTCTGAAGGTCGCCGGCGTCGAGGTCGACCGGAAGATCCTCGCCGACCTCGCCGTCAACGACCCGGCCGCGTTCACCGCGCTCGTCGAGGTCGCCCGCGCCGCCGTGCCTCCGGTGGCCTCGGAGTCGTCGGCGGCCTGA
- the rpmI gene encoding 50S ribosomal protein L35, translated as MPKMKPHSGASKRFRVTGSGKIMRRRANRAHLLEHKTSRRTRRLNDEVVLAPADNRRISRMLAR; from the coding sequence ATGCCCAAGATGAAGCCGCACAGCGGCGCCTCCAAGCGGTTCCGCGTCACCGGCTCCGGCAAGATCATGCGGCGCCGGGCCAACCGCGCACACCTTCTCGAGCACAAGACGAGTCGTCGCACCCGTCGGCTCAACGACGAGGTCGTGCTCGCCCCCGCGGACAACCGTCGCATCTCGCGCATGCTGGCCCGCTAG
- the infC gene encoding translation initiation factor IF-3: MYARGWPPDPRASSHGGNQISTESRINDRIRVPEVRLVGAEGEQIGIVSIQEAMRLAQEADLDLVEVAPTARPPVCKLMDYGKFKYESDQKRREARKNQVQTVIKEMKLRPKIDPHDYETKKGHVVRFLKAGDKVKITIMFRGREQSRPELGIRLLQRLSTDVAELGYVEAQPKQDGRNMTMVMAPHKGASQRRPEPEPVR, from the coding sequence ATGTATGCCCGGGGGTGGCCCCCGGACCCCCGCGCGTCGAGCCATGGAGGAAACCAGATCAGCACAGAGTCACGCATCAACGACCGCATCCGCGTGCCCGAGGTTCGCCTCGTCGGCGCGGAGGGCGAGCAGATCGGCATCGTCTCGATCCAGGAGGCCATGCGGCTGGCGCAGGAGGCAGATCTCGACCTCGTCGAGGTCGCGCCGACCGCCCGGCCGCCCGTCTGCAAGCTCATGGACTATGGGAAGTTCAAGTACGAGTCCGACCAGAAGCGGCGCGAGGCTCGGAAGAACCAGGTCCAGACGGTCATCAAGGAGATGAAGCTCCGACCGAAGATCGACCCGCACGACTACGAGACCAAGAAGGGTCACGTCGTGCGCTTCCTCAAGGCCGGCGACAAGGTCAAGATCACCATCATGTTCCGTGGCCGGGAGCAGTCGCGGCCGGAGCTCGGTATCCGTCTGCTGCAGCGGCTCTCGACCGACGTCGCCGAGCTCGGGTACGTCGAGGCCCAGCCCAAGCAGGACGGCCGGAACATGACGATGGTCATGGCCCCCCACAAGGGCGCGAGCCAGCGGCGGCCCGAGCCCGAGCCGGTCCGCTAG
- a CDS encoding SseB family protein, with protein sequence MAVDLMTPPGQGDAGEADPRLRAALEAGDEAAVAGALAGARVFVGIESRLIALADPADPEPGPDRGPAAAGGHRHSPRPGLRGEKQSEMVLATLRLPSGATALPVFSSAAALSAWRSAARPVPVAAADACAEAARLGHLTVVVDVAGPVTATLDVSALAGPPDVRVRAQVGSPSTGLRPPARPWDAGVRSRVAAELDALAADGLARGARLWQVDLVTGPDSAAAGPAVAVAVPAAGPGDDARFDEIARRLRAAVVVDPGPAPPVVFVDATQAAALRGSLGRGLAARRWRRRDAPG encoded by the coding sequence GTGGCAGTCGATCTGATGACCCCGCCGGGGCAGGGCGACGCCGGCGAGGCGGACCCGCGGCTGCGCGCCGCCCTGGAGGCGGGTGACGAGGCCGCCGTCGCCGGTGCGCTCGCCGGTGCCCGGGTCTTCGTGGGCATCGAGTCCCGGCTGATCGCGCTCGCCGACCCGGCCGACCCCGAGCCCGGCCCGGATCGGGGGCCTGCGGCGGCCGGCGGGCACCGGCACTCGCCCAGACCTGGACTTCGCGGCGAGAAACAGTCGGAGATGGTGCTCGCCACCCTGCGGCTGCCGTCCGGGGCGACGGCTTTGCCGGTGTTCAGCAGTGCGGCAGCGCTCTCGGCGTGGCGTTCGGCGGCCAGGCCGGTCCCGGTCGCCGCCGCGGACGCGTGCGCCGAGGCGGCCCGCCTGGGCCATCTCACCGTGGTCGTCGACGTGGCCGGCCCGGTGACGGCCACCCTGGACGTCAGCGCCCTCGCCGGCCCGCCTGACGTGCGGGTGCGGGCGCAGGTGGGGAGCCCGTCCACCGGGCTGCGCCCGCCGGCCCGGCCGTGGGACGCGGGCGTCAGGTCGCGGGTCGCCGCCGAGCTGGACGCGTTGGCCGCTGACGGGCTCGCCCGCGGCGCCCGGCTCTGGCAGGTCGACCTGGTGACCGGCCCGGATTCGGCGGCGGCCGGCCCGGCCGTCGCCGTCGCGGTCCCGGCGGCCGGGCCAGGCGATGATGCTCGGTTCGACGAGATCGCCCGCCGGCTGCGGGCGGCCGTCGTCGTGGACCCGGGGCCGGCGCCGCCGGTCGTGTTCGTCGACGCGACGCAGGCCGCCGCGCTGCGTGGGAGCCTCGGTCGCGGCCTCGCGGCGCGCCGCTGGCGCCGCCGGGACGCTCCGGGCTGA